Part of the Niallia alba genome is shown below.
TCACTTTCCTATTTAGTAAGCCTAAATCCTACTTATTTGTTTTTAAATATTCGACAGGATATTGACACAATTGGCTTTTGGGAAAAACTTAAATGTTCAAAGGAATGGAATCGAATAAAAGCAGTAAAAAGTAAAAAGGTTGCTTTTATCCAGTCAGATCCCTGGAATGAGTACTCAGCAAGCTCGCATTTAAGAGTACTTCACAATATCCAAGAGTTAATGGTGGAAAAAGTACAAGCAAATTAGCGGAAATTATCCATGTCTTTCTTGAAGTATTTTTCAGTATAATCCTAATTGATAAAGGTTATCAATATCAATTAGGATTACATATAGAAAGGAAAGAAAGTATATGAAAAAGAATTTATTCTTTATCTTCTTGGCAGCTGTTTTACTATTAACAGCATGTGGTGAAAAAGAGGAAAAAAGTACAACTTCAGCTATAAAAGATAATAAAGACGAAGAACAAAGCACGACTCAAGAGGTTACCTATTTAGGTGAAAAATATGAATTACCTGCAAAAATAGAAACAATCGTAACAGCAAGCCAAGAGGCAATGGAAGATGCGGCAATACTTGGCATTAAACCAGCAGGTGCTATTGCAACAGCTGGAAAATTTCCTGCTTATTTAGGAGATTCTATGTCAGAAGCTGAGCAAATTGGGGAAAAAACACAGCCTAGTGTAGAAAAACTATTGCAATTAAAACCAGATGTTATTCTAGGTACAAGCAAATTTCAACCAGAAGTGGCAGAAAGCTTAAATAAAGTTGCAACAATGATTCCTGTGTCTCATATTTCAACAAACTGGAAAGATAATCTTCTCTTATTAGGTCAATTATCCAATGAAAAAGACAAAGCAGAGTCAATCATAGCTGATTATGAAAAAAATGTTACGGAAGCAAAAGATGAACTTCAAGCAGATCTTTCTGGGAAAAAGGTAGTAATGCTCAGATTGCGAGGAGGAAGTTTATATATTTATCCTGAATCTGTCTATTTTAATCCTGTTCTATATACGGATCTTGGACTAGATGTTCCAGAAGAAGTGAAAGCAGCAAAAGCACAAGAAATGATTTCATTAGAAAAATTAGCTGAAATGAATCCAGATTATTTATTTATCCAATTCGAAGAATCGGAAAATGCCGACAGTCCAACAGCGTTAGCTGATTTGGAGAATAATTCTATTTGGAAAAGTTTAGATGCAGTTAAAAATAAGCAAGTGTATGAAAATGTAGTTGATCCATTGGCAGCAGGGGGAACAGCATGGAGTAAAACAACTTTCTTAGCAGCTTTTACAGATATATTCAAGTAAGAAAGGTAACAAAGACTGAAGGAGCACTAATCCCCACCTAACTTTCTTAACATTTAGGTGGGGGCTTTTTTCTGTTAATTTGTCCCACACTTAACGGGCAGTAAGACTCCCCCCTCAAGCTTATGAGGATACGAGGAAGATAGGTGGGAGATCAACTGTCCGTAAAGGTCCGATTGGTTCAACTAACCATCAGTGGGGGAGGAAAGAAACCCCCCACTGATGGAAGTTTCACTTTATAAAGACATCGAAAAAAATTATTCATTCAACGATTTAGGCATTTTATTCACTAGGTTAGGTGAGGGGAAACATGGATCGAGAGAAAGTACGCGCTTATGCAATTATATATAGTTCACCTTTTTTAAGTATAGTAGTAATTCTTTTATCTATTTCTCTGGGGACAATGAATATCTCATTTAATGAAATATATAACGCTTTTTTTCACTATGATGCAGAGAATGTCGAGCAAATCATTATTCGTACAGCAAGATTTCCAAGAGCGGTAGGAACTTTATTAATAGGTGGTCTTTTAGCAATGTCAGGAGCTTTGATGCAAGGGATGACAAGAAATTATTTAGCATCTCCATCTATAATGGGTGTCTCAGATGGAGCGGCATTTATGATAACGTTAGCTTTTGTATTTTTTCCAAGCATCAGTTCACTGCAAATGGTTGCTGTGTCTTTTCTTGGATCCTCCTTAGGTGTATTTCTTGTCTTAGGTCTTGCGTCCATAGTGAAGAATGGTTTTTCCCCTTTAAGACTTGCGATTATTGGCACGGTTTTTGGTTCCTTTTTAAGCAGTTTATCTTCTGCGCTTGCCTCCTATTTTCAAGTATCTCAAAATATGAGCTTTTGGTATAATGCACGCTTGCATCAGCTTAATAATGAATTATTGCTGCTATGCTTTCCTTTAGCAATTGTTGGTATTATTTTGGCATTATCTCTTTCCAAATCAATTGCTATTTTATCTTTAGGAAAAGAAATTGCTACATCCCTAGGCCAAAAAACATTAATTATCCAACTATTAACGATGGTAGCTGTAGTGATAATGACAGGCATTTCTGTTTCATTAGCAGGGAAAATTGGCTTTGTTGGCTTAATAATTCCCCATATTACACGAATGATTGTTGGGGTAGATTATAAAAAAATTATTCCTTGCTCTGGAATATTAGGTGCTCTATTTCTGGTTATTTGTGATACTTTCAGTCGATTCATCAATTACCCCTTTGAATCACCAATTGGAATCGTAACAGCATTTATAGGTGTTCCTTTCTTCTTGTATTTAATAAAAACAAAGGGAGGAGGGAATATGCAACGTGGATAAAGAGAAAAAAAGAACCTATTTATCACTTTATATATTGAGTGGTTTAATCATATTAGTTATTTTTATTAGTTTATCTAAGGGCGAATATATTCTATCATTTCAAGAGTTAGTAAGGAGTATTTTCCGATATCATCCTAATAGTGATACCGATTTGGTGGTATTTGAGTTTCGCTTGCCAAGAATCATTTTAGCGATTTTAGTTGGCTTTGGATTAGGAATAGCAGGTTCTATTATGCAGAGTATAACAAAAAATGGACTCGCTGATCCTGGTATTTTGGGCATTAACAGTGGAGCTGGTGCTGCGATTGTTGCCTATATGTTTTTCTTTCAAGGATTGCTAAACATAAATAAGAATAGCTTGTGGATTATTTTAACCACACCGCTTATTGGGTTACTTGGCGGGTTTATTGCAGCTTTTATCCTTTTCTTATTGGCAAAGGAGAGAGAAAGACTTGATTCACAAAAGCTCATTTTAACGGGGATAGCGATAAATTCTGGCTTCGGTTCTTTATCGATGTATATGTCTTTAAAAATGAAAGCACAAGACTTTGAAATGGCAACAGTATGGTTAAATGGGAGTATTTATAATGCGAACTGGCTATTTATTCTGTCTATCTTGCCATGGTTTATACTAATCATTCCACTTATTATTCGTAAAGCATATTCCCTTGACTTATTTCAGTTGCAGGAACCAGTAATGATTGGGCTTGGAGTAAAAGTAGAAAATGAAAAATGGTTGTTGCTATTAAGTGCTGTTGGCCTCATTGGAGCATGTGTTTCTGTTTCTGGAAGCATTGGATTTATAGGGTTAATGGCTCCCCATATGGCAAGACTTCTTGTTGGTTTAAAACATCGTAATTCTCTTATTGTTTGTGGATTGCTTGGTAGTTTCTTTATGCTAATTGCAGATTTTATCGGCAGAACTATTGTAGCACCTGCAGAAATTTCAGCTGGAATTATACTAAGCATTCTTGGAGCACCATATTTTGTTTATTTGTTAGTAAAAGCAAGAGTGTAGTTATGTGATGATAGAAGGATATTAATAGGAAGTAGGAAGAAGTAGATGGAGGGAAAGTTAGTGGAGGCACATATACAGACGCGATCTTTGAGTATATACATGCCTCCTTCTTATAATAATTCAGTAAGAAATTATCCTGTAATTTATGTACAAGATGGAGGATCTCTCTTTCATTCTGTTTTAAGTGAATTAGAAGAATTATTCTCTTTTGGACTAGTAGAGGAAGTAATGATAGTGGGAATTGAACCAATGGATCGGCTTGATGAATATACGCCATGGTTTTCACCTAGTATTAGTTCTGCTTTTCCGCCTTTTAAGGGAGAAGGAAGAGAATATTTAACTTTTATTAGCCAAAACATCAAACCGTATATTGATAGGCACTTTCGTACGAAAACAGATCGCCAACATACAGGAATGATGGGAGCCTCCTTAGGTGGATTAATTTCAGTATACGCTATGTATGAATTCGCCGATTATTTTTCGAAATTTGGGATTATCTCCCCGTCATTATGGTATCCGAATATCCTTTCATTTGTACAAAAAAATAAGGTTGGGAAGGAAAATCGTGTTTTTTTATATGTTGGAGAGGAAGAGGGGAAGAGAAAGAACAATATCCAAAGAGAGATGGTTAATAATGTTCTCGTTGCAAACAAAATATTTTTAAGAAAACTGTCAAAGGACAACTATCAATTTGTTCTTGGAAAAAATGCGGATCACCAAAAAAAGTATTTTGTTCATCAATTTTTAAATGGAGTAAAATGGTTATATCCTAAATAAAGCAAGCCCTCCTAAAATAGGAGGGCTCTAGCCATTATATAAAATTTTTATTAACCTTGATATCCACCTAGTTGCTTTTCAGCCATTTGTACTAAGCGTTTTGTGATTTCTCCACCAACAGATCCGTTAGCGCGAGAAGTAGTTTCTGCACCTAGGTTAACACCAAACTCAGATGCAATTTCGTATTTCATTTGATCTAGAGCTTGAGATACTCCTGGTACTAAAAGTTGATTTGAAGAATTGTTGTTTGCCATTGTGTTCCAGCTCCTTCTAGTTGTTTTTTTGGTTGGGTTATCTGGAATTGCACCAGTTTGTAAGAAATCTCTTACTACCACTAGGTATAACCCAATGTAATAGAATGTATTGTTTGCTGCGTTTTGTACCTTGTTTGTTGCTTGTACTCTTATTATGGTTGGTTTTCACTATCTTATTCCTTTAAAAAAACAGGTAATTAATTCCTTTTGTAACTATTGGATAGATTCTTTATTCCATACAGAAACTAAAGATAGTGATCAGGTAAACGTCAGTCATGAAAGTAGACTGACGTTAAAGCGGAATAAGAGGGAGGAAATAAATTGGGTTCGATATGTCCTATTTGTAACGGATTGGAAAAATTAGAAAGTGTTTGTTCCAAATGTGGAAATCAAGTCGAAGATAAGGGCAGAGTAATGGATTATTATGATGATTATAGTGCCTATATGCCAATTGATCAAATGAAGCTTGAAGATGGCTATCCGGATTTATCTGCACATCTATGTCCTCATCTTGTGCAGTGTCAACAATGTGGACAGGAAGAGGTATTGTTTATAAAGGAATAGGAAGTAATAGAAACAATTTCCACAGCAATGAATAAAAAGCTTACCATGCCTTAGCAAGGTAAGCTTAAACTATAGACACAAACCGAATTTTAGAAATAGAGGTTTGTCTATAGTATATTTATTAGTCTCTTTGAATAGGGCTGTTGCTTTCCGCTCCAGGGGTTCGCTTTCCGTGGGGCTCGCGCTGAGCCGCTTCGGCTTACAGCCTGCAGGGTCTAAGCTGTCTCGCTAATCCCACAGGAGTCTCACCCCTTCCACTCCAAGCAACGTATGAAAATTCCATTTACTTTTCAAAAATCTTTTGGCGAAAAACTAAGAGGCTGGGACAAAACTAAATAGCCAATCTGTAAAGACGAACAATCTCTAATTTATCTCTTAAATAAAGGTTTCTTTTATACAATGGTTATTTATGTTTTTAAATATAGTCAAGTGTAAAAACTAATTCGTTCCATTGCGCTACAGAAACTCGCTTTCCGCGGGGAGCAACCTAAGCCTCCTCGGCTAAAGCCTGTGGGGTCTTAGGTTTTGCTCTACTTCCCGCAGGAGTCGAGTGTCTTCCGCTCCATTCCACTCCGTTTTTAAAGGCAATACCCTAAAAAATATTGTTTTTTTAGAAAAAATGAATTAGTAGGAAATATGGAGCAGCCTGAATACACGTAGACTCCTATGGGAGCTGCGAGAAAGTCCGAGACCCTGCAGGCCAGAGGCCGAAGCGGCTCGGCGCTCGCCCCATGGAAAGCGAAGTGTATTCAGGCTGCGGATATTAACACTAACTGTACTGAAACAACCTTTTATAAAACTAATAAAACCCGAACAACCATTTAGGATTCTTTGATAGTTGTTCGGGTTTATCTATGGCTGGAATACTTATGTCCCAGCCTTTTAAATTATAATTGATTTTTTATTAGCGAATGCGAAGTTCTGTTTCTTTGTCAAAGAAGTGACCTTTATTCATATCAAACGCCAATTTTACCGTTTGACCAGCTTGAAGGTCTGCTCTTGAATCTAAGCGAGCAACAAATTCTTTGTCGGAAAGAGTAGAGTATACAAGGCTTTCTGCACCTGTTAATTCAAATACTTCTACTTTTGCATCAAAACTTGTGTTTTCTGAACTGCTTAAGAATACTAGTTCATCATGAATATCCTCTGGGCGAACACCGAAGATAACTTCTTTGCCAATATAATTTTGTTCACGTAATGTTTTTAATTTTCCTTCTGGAATGATGAAAGAAGTATTACCAATAACTAATTTATTGTCCACTACTTTTCCTTCAAAGAAGTTCATTGCTGGTGAACCGATGAATCCGCCTACGAAAACATTTTCCGGTTTTTCATATACTTCTTTTGGAGCACCAACTTGTTGGATAATACCATCTTTCATAACTACTAGTCTTGTAGCCATTGTCATTGCTTCTGTTTGGTCATGGGTTACATAAATAGTAGTAGTTTGTAGTCTTTGGTGCAATTTAGAAATTTCAGCACGCATTTGAACACGTAATTTAGCATCTAAGTTTGATAATGGTTCATCCATTAAGAATACTTTTGCATCACGAACGATGGCACGACCAAGTGCAACCCTTTGACGTTGTCCACCAGATAACGCTTTTGGTTTTCTCTTTAAATATTCTTCTAATCCTAGAATTCTTGCAGCATTATTTACTCTTTCTTCAATTTCCGCTTTAGGAAATTTACGAAGTTTTAAACCAAATGCCATATTATCATAAACAGTCATATGTGGATATAATGCGTAGTTTTGGAAAACCATCGCGATATCACGATCTTTTGGTGCAACATCGTTAACACGTAAATCATCAATAAAGAAATCACCTTTTGAAATATCTTCAAGGCCTGCAATCATACGAAGAGTTGTAGATTTACCGCAACCAGAAGGACCAACAAATACGATAAATTCTTTATCTTGAATGTGTAAATTAAAATCTCTAACTGCTTCTACTTTTTCATCATATATTTTATAAATATTCTTTAACACTAATTCTGCCATTTTGTTCTTCCCCCTACTATTTGATAGTTATACTTTATCATTTTTGATACCGTTTTCAAATCGGCGAAATGCATGAAAAACGCTTACAAAGTTTTGAGCAAAATGCCTAACTACTTGTATCATAAGGGGGGAATCGCTGTTTTTGTAAGATTTGGTGTTATACTCTGCAGCCTAAATACGCTTCGCATAAGTCTATGTTTATTCAAGTTGCTCCATATTTTTTTGAAATGAGAAAACAACAATCTCTTTGAAAACAATTTCGATAAAAAGGAGAAGGCAAAAGAAAAAAAGCCAATGATGGCTTCAAGGAGACTATTTGCCACTAGTATAAAACAAGCAGGCAAGATAGGTGGTAATATAGCTATGATAATTCTTTAGGTCAAAACCAGTTTTTTCTGTAAACTTATCAAGGCGGTATTGTAATGTATTGCGATGGATAAATAATTGTTTTGCTGTATTGGTGCTATGTCCATTGTTTTCAATAAATGTTTTAATGGTAAGCAAAAGTTCTTTATCTTCTTCAAAAATGGAAAACCATTCTTTGAATAATTCAAGCTCATCTTCTCTTAGTCGGCTGATTAAGAGGTTGGGAAGAATCGTTTCTAAACTAAGGACAATCGATTTTGGCATAAATGCTAAACCTTTTGTAAATAAGTTTCTTTCTTGTCCGAAAACAGTGGGAACAGGACTATTAAGCTTCAGCTCTTTTCCAATATAAAAACAGATTGAAAAAAAGAAATCAGATTGTAAAGCTTGAGCAAGAGCAATAAAATCTTCCTCTTCTAGATATTGTGCATTTTGCTCAATCACAACACCTTCATTGGAGCCATTCCAAATTATAAGGCTATTTGCATGAATAAAACCATCAAAAGCAGATTCAATTAACTTTTTTTCAATGGAAGCAGAATCACCTTTAATCTGGAACTGAATCAAACGTAAGGTTTCAATATTTTTGAAAGAAGGCTGTTCTCCATTGAAATAAAGATACTGATTCCAACTGTATTCTTCTTTTTCTAATGTTTCATCAGGTTGGAAAAAATCATAACACGCTTTTAATAATTCAAGCTGAGATACATCAATCTCCTGTTTCTGAATGCCGATCCAATCGTCTTGAAAATCAAGTTTAAACCAATAATAATCGGAAAGCTGTGATGGGGTTGGAGGTGTTGCTTGCTCCAAGCTATGTTTATAATAGGCTAATAATTTATGCTTCAATTGATGGTTCCTCCGAAATAGTAACAACATTTTTATAACTTTATTTTATAACGTTTTATAGAAAGGGAGCAAGTGGGGGATATGAAGGGAGAGTTTGACTGATATTGTATGGGTGTTGGCTGAAAAACCCGAAGTTTGGCTGAAATCCGCTCCACGTTGGCTGATAAAAGCAAAGTTTGGCTGAAATCCACTCCACGTTGGCTGATAAAAGCAAAGTTTGGCTGAAATCCGCCTCACGTTGGCTGATAAAAGCAAAGTTTGGCTGAAATCCACTCCACGTTGGCTGATAAAAGCAAAGTTTGGCTGAAATCCACTCCACGTTGGCTGATAACCCGCAAAGTTTGGCTGAAATCCGCCCCACGTTGGCTGATAAAAACTAAAATTAACCGAGACAAAGCTAAAAAAGCATCCCCTTTCCTGTAAAACCACAAATTAAGGGGATGCTGAAAAGGTCTATTCGCTTATATGAGGAGGTTCTTCTTCTGAAAGTTCCCTTGCTTCCTCAATATTTGTTTTTTCTTCTCTGTTTATAACGGTTCCGCCAGCTAAACCTTCATTAATGACACGGTCAATATCTAAATAAGCTTCGTCTCTACCTTCAAATTCAAGATCCTTTTTGGCTTTTTTCATGATGATCCCTCCTATGTTTTAGGATGAGGATATCTAATGTGATTTATTCTTGTAGGGAAAATTAGTCAATGTATAAAATAGTTTTATTAGTTGCTGGCATCGTTTTTCTTCAATTTCCTTTTCATCAAATAACATCGGTTTTGCGTTAATTTCGAAAAGATAGTAATGATCGTTCTTATCTATACAGGCATCGATGGAAAATTCACCGATAAAACCATATTTTTTTGTTAAAATGCTTCCACAATGGTTGACCATCTTTTTGAAAAATAAATCATGCTTTTCTTGTTGGACTTCTTGATAGGCAAGCAGTTTTCCACCGGATGGGATATGGGTCGTTACATCTTGTTGATTAGACTGTCTCACTCCCACTCCAGTAAGTACATAGCGATTTTCTTCAAAGGTAACTAATAAGCGAAAATCAAAACGGTTTCCATTATATAAGGCACCGTCGATTTCTTCCTGTATCAGATATTCTTTTTTGGACCATTCTTGCTGATAATGTTTCCAGACTTCATCTATACTAGAAAAATAAGCAGTCTCCTCTGTTGTGCTTACACTGATCGAATCATCTTTTTCTAATCTGATACGGTAAATGTTTTTTCCTTTGAATCCCTCTACAGGCTTTAAGTAAATATTATTATAGGTAAGAAAAAAATTAGTGAAATCCGTTTTTTCTTCTAAGCGTATTGTTTTTGGTAAATGTTCTTTTAACAAAGGGTAATCGCTAAATAGTTGATAAAGTTCCCATTTATTTATAAAGGAAGAGTTGAAAAAAGGGATTCCTTTTTCTTTAAAAAAAGACACTGCCGATTGGAACGCTTCTTGTTTTTCAGTTGTTCGAAAAGGCACTCGGTTATATACAATGTCTGGTAATGGGGTAATAGCTTTTAGCCACTTGTTTCTAGTGGAGCAATAAATATATCCAGTTAGTTGGTCTGTCTGTAAACTTTCAGGAGGAAAGATCACGATAATTCCTCCTGCCTGCAATTGAAGTTGTTTCTGGAATCGCTTGAAGAGCTCGCCATTTCCAATTAATTTATGATGTTTATTTCTTGCAATCATAATCCCGATTAACGGACCAACCTTTTTTTCATATTGGACAATCGGAAAAGCTGCATGATCATCATGTGGCTTAGCGGTAGATAAGCGCTTTTTAGATGTCCCAAAAAAGTGAATGTCCTCTGAAGCTGTATACCAACATTCTTTTTCGGAATCATAATAAATATTCATTGATAGATATCCTCTAGACTCTTAATACTTTGGTCCATGAGGTAGACTGCGTATTCCAGTGATTTTCTTCGTGTTTCCAGATCGAATTTTCTTAGAGAAGGGTGCTTAAAGATGCTTCTCCCTGGCTTAGCGTTTGCTTCAAATAACCATACGCGTCCTTTGCGATCCAATCCTAAATCAAATCCAATTTCTCCAATATATCCTTCCATTTGATTTTCCAATGCTTTACTTAGTTGTAAAGCAGCTTTGGTAAGTTTATGGATCATTTCATCGCTTTGCAATTCGGTATCTGCTAATTCTTCGATTGCTTTGACTGTACCACCATTATTAAGATGGGTGGTTACGCTTCCTGCTCCAGCAATTTTTGCGGCAATCGCAGTCATTTCCCAATTACCATCTTTATCTTTATTTGTATGAACACGGAAATCGACTGATTTTTTTTCGGAGCGAATTAAGTGAATTCCTTGTTGCACAATATAATGGGACAAATTCTGATTTTCGAATAAATGATTTATTAATGCTTCTAAATGATCAAATTTCATTAAGCGATTGCCCTGCTCCAAATCCTTAAAACGCGTATAATAATAGCCATCCTTTATATCATATAAAAGCTGGTAGATACCTTTTCCTAAGCTTCCATTTTTCGGTTTTATATACACATTGCCGAAGTTGCTAAGCATTCTTTCAATGACGGTAAAATTTGTGAGTGCATGTGTTTCTGGTAAATAATCTGAAATACTGTCATCCTGAAGAAGACGTTCATATATATCCAATTTGTTAAAAAAGCCTGGATTATACCAAGGGATTGAATACTCTTTCTGTAATCGGTTTTTAACGCCTTGAATCTTATGGAGATTTTCAATTCGGCGATTAGGAATACGATCATAAACAACATTAGGGAAAGGCACCTCTGCTGATTTCCAGCCATCTTCATAAAATAGTCCATTAATCGTTCCGGCTTCCCAATTAATATGCTGTTCCCCGAATAGGAAGGCAATGACACCAACTGTCTTTTGGACAGATAGAAGTTTGGAAAAAAGTATGGAACGTTCGCCGATTGGGCGAACTTTAATGGTGGAAAATCCGGATGTAAAGATTCCTACAAGTGGTCCGATATATAAGGTTTCTTCATCTGCGAATAGATGAACATTAGAAGTTGACGATGGAAAAAGCAAATTTTTAAAAAGGTCAGAAGTGATTCCCACCGTATTCCTTGTTTTTTTATGTTGTTGAATGGTTGCATCTTTGCTCAAAGCTCCTAATACAATCTTATTTAAATGGGTACTAGCTTTAAAGTCAGTTGGTAAGTAGACCGTATTTTCACTATTAGTGATTATTTCGATAGGATATAGCTTTTTCATCTAAATTCCTCCTTTTATCATCAGCTAGTTTTGCAGCATAAAGGACAGGAGCTTTATAGAGTTTTTCACATAGGTGGGGATATGCTGTCATAATTACTTTTCTCCCTGGCTTTGAATTTACGTCGAGAATCCATAAGGAACCATCTGGTGTAATACCAATATCTACGCCAATTTCAAATAAAGCAGAGAAGGAATTTTCTAAGATAGAAGGAAGGAGAGTGAATATTTCCTCCATTTCCTGCTTAAGAAAGCTTTTTAATTTAAAGGGAGTGAATCGAAACCACTCTTCAAATGCATGTATGGACGCACCAACACTTAAGTTAGAAATAATTCGTCCTTTTTCTCCAATGCGGACTCCTTTTTCAATAACTTTCCATTCTGCTTGCGTGTTTTTTTGCAGTAAGGCACGGATATCAAATGGTTGTTTCTCTTGATTGGAAAGAGGTAGATATGCTTGCATTAAATACGAGCTTCTTTTTAAAAGCTGGTTAAGCCATTTATTAAAAGTCATTCGATCTGAAAAAATCTTTTCTACTGTTTGTTCCTTTTTATCTGTTCTAACCAAAATTCCCTCTTTTGACTTCTCGATAAAATACAGTCCATTTCCTTGAGAACCGTTTATTGGCTTAATAATGACAGGATTTAAGCTCTGGAAATTTACTTGATTGGCTGACTGTAAGAGGAAT
Proteins encoded:
- a CDS encoding YheC/YheD family endospore coat-associated protein codes for the protein MNNFGIMSLSLDHENHYIHQMAKYGHDLGFTLYHFVPSTYHPFTHTVKGKKYLPESDAWLESEFPVPTILYDRCFYHDDSHSIQCKNIIQWLKKQPTITFIGNGLPNKWELYQILRESKLAAYIPETFLLQSANQVNFQSLNPVIIKPINGSQGNGLYFIEKSKEGILVRTDKKEQTVEKIFSDRMTFNKWLNQLLKRSSYLMQAYLPLSNQEKQPFDIRALLQKNTQAEWKVIEKGVRIGEKGRIISNLSVGASIHAFEEWFRFTPFKLKSFLKQEMEEIFTLLPSILENSFSALFEIGVDIGITPDGSLWILDVNSKPGRKVIMTAYPHLCEKLYKAPVLYAAKLADDKRRNLDEKAISYRNNH